In the Lascolabacillus massiliensis genome, one interval contains:
- the hydG gene encoding [FeFe] hydrogenase H-cluster radical SAM maturase HydG, whose protein sequence is MQFTPEKYRVPDIPMQPFIDAEEIWQYLNNTSCSADKVKDIIDKSLSKERLNLEEVATLINATDTDLIEQIKEGAKLLKQNIYGNRIVLFAPLYVGNRCSNNCDYCGFRASNKAQVRKTLTNDELIKEVEALEDEGQKRLILVFGEHAEYSPEFIADSVRTAYSVKKGNGEIRRLNINAAPLDIEGYKIVKKSGIGTYQVFQETYHPEIYKKHHTSGRKADYNWRLTALDRAQEAGIDDVGIGALIGLYDWRFEVMGLVRHTNHLEACYNIGPHTISFPRIKDASNLNIESNYFISDEDFVRLVAILRLAVPYTGMILTAREPAIVRDEIIQYGISQIDGGSKIELGSYSFKGNSHNIDRSQFQISDDRPLNDIIDELLEQDMIPSFCTACYRLGRTGEHFMEFSVPGFIKRFCTPNAILTLAEYLFDYAPEQTRLKGMMVIENNLKSLSANLEKEVKEKISRIEMGERDLYF, encoded by the coding sequence ATGCAATTTACTCCTGAAAAATACCGTGTTCCTGATATTCCAATGCAGCCGTTTATTGATGCGGAGGAGATATGGCAATACCTGAATAATACTTCTTGTTCGGCTGATAAGGTAAAGGATATAATTGATAAGTCACTGTCAAAAGAAAGATTAAACCTGGAGGAAGTCGCAACTCTTATTAATGCAACTGATACTGACTTAATAGAGCAAATTAAAGAGGGAGCCAAACTGCTGAAGCAAAATATATATGGAAACAGAATAGTTCTATTTGCTCCTCTTTATGTTGGAAACAGATGTTCAAATAACTGCGACTATTGTGGGTTCAGAGCCTCCAATAAGGCTCAGGTACGAAAAACTCTAACTAATGATGAACTAATAAAAGAGGTTGAAGCACTTGAGGATGAGGGTCAGAAGAGACTAATCCTTGTTTTCGGTGAACATGCTGAATACTCTCCGGAGTTTATAGCAGATTCGGTTAGGACTGCCTACAGTGTGAAAAAAGGTAATGGGGAAATCCGACGCCTGAATATTAATGCAGCACCTCTGGATATTGAGGGATATAAAATAGTAAAAAAGTCCGGAATTGGGACATATCAGGTTTTTCAGGAAACATATCATCCCGAAATATATAAAAAGCACCACACATCAGGCAGAAAGGCTGATTATAACTGGCGTTTGACTGCCTTAGACCGGGCACAAGAGGCTGGAATTGATGATGTGGGAATAGGAGCCTTGATAGGTTTGTACGATTGGCGTTTTGAGGTTATGGGACTTGTGAGGCATACTAATCACCTTGAGGCCTGTTATAATATTGGTCCTCATACTATCTCATTTCCTAGGATTAAGGATGCATCAAACTTAAATATTGAGTCCAATTATTTTATCTCTGATGAGGACTTTGTCAGGTTGGTTGCTATTCTCAGATTAGCTGTTCCATATACCGGTATGATACTTACCGCGAGAGAGCCTGCTATAGTAAGAGATGAGATTATACAATATGGTATTTCACAAATAGATGGTGGATCCAAAATAGAGCTAGGCAGCTATTCATTCAAAGGAAATAGTCATAACATTGATAGAAGTCAGTTCCAAATCAGTGATGATCGCCCATTAAATGATATAATAGATGAGCTGCTTGAACAAGATATGATCCCATCATTCTGCACTGCATGCTACAGGTTAGGAAGAACAGGAGAGCATTTTATGGAATTTTCTGTTCCAGGATTCATTAAAAGATTCTGCACACCTAATGCAATCTTAACCCTGGCCGAATATCTGTTTGATTATGCACCCGAGCAGACAAGATTAAAAGGCATGATGGTGATTGAAAACAATTTAAAATCATTGAGTGCAAATTTAGAAAAAGAGGTAAAAGAAAAAATTAGCAGAATTGAAATGGGAGAGAGAGACCTGTATTTTTAA
- the hydF gene encoding [FeFe] hydrogenase H-cluster maturation GTPase HydF, whose amino-acid sequence MSVTNLHLGIFGRTNTGKSSLINMLTDQDISIVSEKKGTTTDPVKKTVEIFGIGPATIIDTAGVDDLGEIGHLKIQKSLEVIRRVDCAILLIAGNQFGDYEVRLIDQFKEHDVPYIIVHNKNDISKIAAITKNAIKWHTNAEIIDISTLNSTDRDLLINSLKKIIPETVYKNLTLIGDLVKPKDLILIIIAIDSEAPEGRLIYPQNLTIRDAIDNHCITVVLREDEIEDFLKSGLTPALVITDSQIFKSVKEKLPENIPLTSFSILFARLKGNLIAYLRGTPCISNLKDGDNVLILESCTHQTSCDDIGRVKIPKKLKEFTGKRLNFKIISGLSPLPENIDDFALVIQCGGCMVTRKQLSNRINPFIKRGIPVTNYGMALAYVNGVFERVVSIFRKFYEYDRNNPKLPFIEG is encoded by the coding sequence ATGAGCGTAACAAATCTTCATTTAGGAATTTTCGGTCGCACAAACACAGGCAAGAGCTCATTAATAAATATGCTGACCGATCAGGATATCTCAATTGTTTCTGAAAAAAAGGGGACGACTACCGACCCAGTAAAAAAAACAGTAGAAATATTTGGAATTGGTCCGGCCACCATAATAGACACAGCAGGAGTTGATGATTTGGGTGAAATCGGGCATCTGAAGATTCAAAAATCACTAGAAGTTATCCGCAGGGTTGATTGCGCAATACTCCTGATTGCCGGGAATCAGTTCGGTGATTATGAGGTAAGACTGATTGATCAGTTTAAAGAGCATGATGTACCCTATATTATTGTTCATAATAAAAATGATATAAGCAAAATAGCAGCAATTACAAAAAATGCAATCAAATGGCACACAAATGCTGAAATTATAGATATAAGCACCCTCAATTCAACTGATAGAGACCTGTTGATCAATTCACTTAAGAAGATTATACCTGAAACAGTATACAAGAACTTAACACTTATAGGAGACCTTGTAAAGCCAAAAGATTTAATCCTGATCATTATAGCAATAGACAGTGAAGCTCCAGAAGGTCGTTTGATTTATCCACAGAATCTAACTATACGTGATGCTATTGATAATCATTGCATCACGGTAGTTTTACGAGAAGATGAAATTGAAGATTTCTTAAAGAGTGGATTAACACCTGCACTGGTAATCACGGATAGCCAGATTTTCAAATCTGTAAAAGAGAAGCTGCCTGAAAACATCCCTTTAACCAGCTTCAGTATACTTTTTGCAAGATTAAAGGGGAACCTGATTGCTTATTTAAGGGGAACGCCTTGTATCTCAAACCTTAAGGATGGGGATAATGTCTTGATACTGGAGAGCTGCACACATCAGACAAGTTGTGATGATATCGGCAGAGTAAAAATACCAAAGAAACTAAAAGAATTCACAGGGAAGAGACTAAACTTCAAGATAATTTCGGGTCTGTCTCCTTTGCCTGAAAATATTGATGATTTTGCTCTGGTTATACAGTGCGGAGGATGTATGGTAACACGTAAACAGTTGTCAAACAGAATAAACCCCTTCATCAAAAGAGGAATTCCGGTTACCAATTATGGAATGGCTCTGGCATATGTAAACGGAGTGTTTGAGAGAGTAGTATCAATTTTCAGAAAGTTTTACGAGTATGATAGAAACAATCCTAAACTACCCTTTATCGAGGGATAG
- the hydE gene encoding [FeFe] hydrogenase H-cluster radical SAM maturase HydE gives MIETILNYPLSRDRLIDLLSSSGEEEKALFDYSTATKLKNVGNEVYLRGLIELSNICDKDCFYCGIRKSNNNITRFTLKYEEVIESVKYAYEKGYGSIVIQSGERSSRSFSDKIDKIIRESKKITNNNIGITLSCGEQSEETYLRWFESGADRYLLRIETSSEELYKKLHPKDTLHNYTNRRNALELLRKTGYQLGTGVMIGLPFQTTEMLADDLIFMRDLNIDMCGMGPYIEHTKTPLYKFREQLPITTVRLSLALKMISLSRILMPDINIAATTALKVLDQKATEKAIAIGANVIMPNITPLFYRKEYLLYENRSEPLFSFEDELALLEKRLETISHRIGYNKQGNSKHYTKNWSRCIPE, from the coding sequence ATGATAGAAACAATCCTAAACTACCCTTTATCGAGGGATAGATTGATTGATCTTTTATCCTCTTCAGGTGAGGAAGAGAAAGCTTTGTTTGATTACTCCACTGCGACCAAACTTAAAAACGTTGGCAATGAAGTTTATTTGCGTGGATTAATTGAACTATCAAACATTTGCGATAAGGATTGTTTTTATTGTGGAATCAGAAAATCAAACAACAACATTACCCGGTTTACTCTAAAATATGAAGAGGTAATAGAGTCAGTCAAATATGCTTATGAAAAGGGTTACGGATCAATTGTCATTCAATCGGGAGAGAGATCATCAAGATCATTTTCAGATAAGATTGACAAGATAATCAGAGAATCAAAAAAAATCACCAATAACAATATAGGTATTACACTTTCCTGTGGTGAGCAGAGCGAGGAGACATACCTCAGGTGGTTTGAAAGTGGTGCTGACCGATACCTGCTGCGTATTGAGACCTCTTCTGAAGAGCTATATAAAAAGCTTCACCCTAAAGATACACTACATAATTATACAAATCGTAGAAATGCTCTGGAGCTATTACGAAAAACAGGTTATCAGCTGGGAACTGGAGTAATGATTGGTCTGCCGTTTCAAACAACAGAAATGCTTGCAGATGATCTTATTTTCATGAGGGATTTAAATATCGACATGTGTGGAATGGGGCCTTACATTGAACATACAAAAACTCCTTTATATAAATTCAGGGAACAATTACCTATTACTACTGTTCGATTGAGTCTTGCATTAAAAATGATTTCACTCTCAAGGATATTAATGCCAGATATTAATATTGCTGCAACCACTGCCCTCAAAGTTTTAGACCAAAAGGCAACTGAAAAAGCTATAGCAATAGGAGCAAATGTAATAATGCCCAACATCACTCCTTTATTTTATAGAAAAGAATATCTCCTATACGAAAACAGATCAGAGCCTCTATTTAGTTTTGAAGATGAACTTGCCCTTCTGGAAAAAAGATTAGAGACTATTTCTCATAGGATAGGCTATAATAAACAGGGAAATTCAAAGCATTATACTAAAAACTGGTCAAGATGTATACCAGAATAG
- the nuoE gene encoding NADH-quinone oxidoreductase subunit NuoE, whose translation MEKVTGTDNVEVRVNLSKEKVDKINNICNMFDNEPLELINILHEAQHEFGYLPAEVQDVIAHNLHISVAQVYGVVTFYSFFSMIPKGEHPISICTGTACYVRGAEKVLEEFKKELNIKVGETTSDGKFSINCLRCVGACGLSPVVLVGERVFGRVSPDGVKAILDEYRK comes from the coding sequence ATGGAAAAAGTGACCGGAACAGATAATGTGGAGGTTAGAGTTAATCTCTCAAAGGAGAAGGTCGACAAGATAAACAATATATGTAACATGTTTGATAACGAGCCACTTGAATTAATAAACATATTACATGAGGCACAGCATGAGTTTGGTTACCTGCCGGCAGAGGTGCAGGATGTAATTGCACATAATCTGCATATCTCTGTAGCACAGGTGTATGGTGTTGTCACATTTTATTCGTTCTTCTCCATGATACCTAAGGGAGAACATCCAATATCAATATGTACAGGTACAGCCTGCTATGTTCGCGGTGCTGAAAAAGTACTTGAGGAGTTCAAGAAAGAGTTGAATATTAAAGTAGGTGAAACAACCTCTGATGGGAAGTTTTCAATTAACTGTCTCCGATGTGTTGGAGCTTGTGGACTCTCGCCTGTGGTATTAGTTGGGGAAAGAGTTTTTGGCAGAGTCTCTCCTGATGGAGTTAAAGCAATTTTAGATGAGTATAGGAAATAG
- a CDS encoding NADH-dependent [FeFe] hydrogenase, group A6: protein MIELTIDKKKVQVEEGTTILKAARMAGVEIPTLCHFELCDMGIENKPGGCRICVVEVEGRKNLAPSCITEAQEGMVINTHNIRVLNARTTVLKLIISDHPFDCLVCAKSGQCELQSLATQFNIRSLPYEGEQSRYRKDTSPSIIRDIDKCIMCRRCEMMCNDVQTVGALSAVNRGFMSAVAPAFEMNLEDSPCTYCGQCLSVCPTGALTEVDHTNDIIRALSDSSKTVIVQTAPAVRAALGEEFGLKPGTLVTGKMVSALKELGFDYVFDTDYSADLTIMEEGTELLQRLKAFMSGDTNVRLPILTSCCPGWVNFFEHNFPDLLDVPSTAKSPQQMFGAIAKTYLADKIGVSRKDLIVVSIMPCIAKKYECQRDEFKVDGNQDVDYSISTRELAAFIKEANIDFLNLPDSDFDDPLGESTGAGVIFGNTGGVIEAACRTAYELYTGKKLEKVEFDNLRGMEGIRSAKVDFGGLELNIGIAHGLGNARKLLNEVRAGTSKYHAIEIMACPGGCIGGGGQPYHHGKSEILNRRAAAIYSEDKRKIIRKSHENPSIIKLYNEFLGEPGSHKAHSLLHTEYFPKSNEVTLHLNGEI, encoded by the coding sequence ATGATTGAACTTACCATAGATAAGAAAAAAGTACAGGTTGAAGAAGGTACAACTATTCTTAAGGCAGCCAGGATGGCTGGAGTAGAGATACCTACACTATGTCATTTCGAACTGTGTGATATGGGTATTGAGAATAAACCCGGTGGATGCAGGATATGTGTAGTTGAGGTTGAAGGACGTAAAAATCTGGCCCCCTCATGTATAACAGAAGCACAGGAGGGGATGGTTATAAATACCCATAATATAAGAGTGCTGAATGCCCGAACTACTGTTTTAAAATTGATTATTTCAGACCACCCGTTTGACTGCCTTGTATGTGCAAAGTCGGGACAGTGTGAACTGCAAAGCCTGGCTACACAATTCAATATCAGAAGTCTGCCATATGAGGGTGAACAATCCAGATACAGAAAAGATACATCACCTTCAATTATCAGGGATATAGATAAATGTATAATGTGCCGCAGATGCGAAATGATGTGCAACGATGTTCAGACAGTTGGTGCACTTTCAGCTGTAAACCGTGGTTTCATGTCAGCTGTAGCTCCAGCTTTCGAGATGAATCTGGAAGATTCACCATGCACTTATTGTGGTCAGTGTCTTTCTGTTTGCCCTACAGGTGCACTTACAGAGGTTGATCATACAAATGATATAATTCGTGCACTTAGTGATTCATCAAAAACAGTAATTGTGCAGACTGCACCTGCTGTCAGAGCAGCTCTCGGAGAGGAGTTTGGGTTAAAGCCAGGCACTTTGGTTACCGGTAAGATGGTGTCAGCATTAAAAGAGCTTGGCTTTGATTATGTATTTGATACAGATTATAGCGCTGATCTTACCATAATGGAAGAGGGAACAGAGCTGTTACAGCGCCTGAAGGCATTTATGTCGGGAGATACCAATGTTCGTTTACCCATACTTACATCCTGTTGTCCCGGATGGGTAAACTTTTTTGAACATAATTTTCCTGATCTGCTGGATGTTCCTTCAACTGCTAAATCTCCTCAACAAATGTTTGGAGCGATTGCCAAAACCTACCTCGCAGATAAGATAGGAGTAAGCAGAAAAGATCTTATAGTGGTTTCAATAATGCCATGCATTGCTAAAAAATATGAGTGTCAGAGAGATGAGTTTAAGGTGGATGGAAATCAGGATGTTGATTATTCAATCTCTACCCGTGAACTGGCTGCTTTTATTAAGGAAGCTAATATAGATTTCCTGAATCTGCCTGATTCAGATTTTGATGATCCTCTGGGTGAATCCACCGGTGCAGGGGTCATTTTCGGTAATACAGGAGGGGTAATTGAGGCTGCCTGCAGAACTGCATATGAACTTTATACAGGGAAAAAACTTGAGAAGGTTGAATTTGATAATTTGCGTGGCATGGAGGGGATACGCTCTGCGAAGGTTGATTTTGGCGGACTTGAGCTTAATATAGGTATTGCTCATGGTTTGGGTAATGCTCGCAAACTTTTGAATGAGGTTAGGGCAGGAACATCCAAATATCATGCAATAGAGATCATGGCCTGCCCGGGTGGGTGTATTGGTGGCGGAGGTCAGCCATATCATCATGGCAAAAGCGAAATTCTGAATAGACGTGCAGCAGCTATTTACTCTGAGGATAAGAGGAAAATAATTCGTAAATCGCACGAGAATCCTTCAATAATCAAACTTTATAATGAGTTTCTGGGCGAACCGGGCAGCCACAAAGCACACAGTTTGCTTCACACTGAATATTTTCCTAAAAGTAATGAGGTTACTCTTCATTTGAATGGTGAGATATAA
- the nuoF gene encoding NADH-quinone oxidoreductase subunit NuoF, protein MSKYKIHILVCAGTGCSSSESNLVYEMLLDEVSRKGLSGDVQIIRTGCFGFCEKGPIVKVLPDNTFYTHVKPSDAKEIIDEHIIKGRKVYRLLYTDPESGEHLPDSKHMGFYQKQIRVALRNCGTIDPENIDEAIARDAYQALGKVITELGQEETINIIKSSGLRGRGGAGFPTGLKWDIAKKNVSDQKYVVCNADEGDPGAFMDRSILEGDPHSIIEAMAICGYCIGATKGLVYIRAEYPLAVKRLKIAIAQAHDYGLLGDNIFGTDFCFDVSLKYGAGAFVCGEETALIHSMEGKRGEPSNKPPFPAQSGYLGKPTNVNNVETFANIPAIILKGAEWFSSIGTEKSKGTKVFALAGKINNVGLIEVPMGITLREIIYEIGGGIKNGKKFKAVQTGGPSGGCLTEKHLDIPIDYESLTASGSMMGSGGMIVLDEDDCMVSVAKFYLEFIVDESCGKCAPCRIGNKRMFETLKRITEGKGTQEDLEKLKNLSYVIKDTSLCGLGQTSPNPVLSTMENFVEEYNEHVFDKKCRAGKCTSLLFYIISPEECIGCLACKRACPTHAISGEKKEVHVINQEICIKCGACMEKCKFDAISLRSDYPKVSAEMA, encoded by the coding sequence ATGAGTAAGTATAAAATACATATTTTAGTCTGTGCAGGCACCGGATGCAGTTCTTCAGAAAGTAATCTGGTCTATGAGATGTTGCTAGATGAGGTCAGTAGAAAAGGACTTAGCGGTGATGTACAGATTATTCGTACCGGATGTTTTGGTTTTTGTGAAAAAGGACCAATAGTGAAAGTTCTGCCTGATAATACCTTTTACACTCATGTCAAACCTTCAGATGCTAAAGAGATTATAGATGAGCATATCATTAAAGGGAGGAAAGTATATCGGCTGCTTTATACAGATCCTGAATCGGGAGAACATTTGCCTGATTCAAAGCATATGGGATTTTACCAAAAGCAAATTCGTGTAGCCCTTAGAAATTGTGGAACAATCGACCCTGAGAATATTGATGAAGCAATTGCACGTGATGCATATCAGGCATTGGGGAAGGTAATCACTGAGCTGGGACAGGAAGAAACAATAAATATTATTAAATCATCAGGCCTGAGAGGTCGTGGTGGAGCTGGTTTCCCAACGGGACTGAAATGGGATATTGCCAAAAAAAATGTTTCCGATCAGAAGTATGTGGTATGTAATGCTGACGAGGGTGATCCTGGAGCTTTTATGGATCGTTCTATTCTTGAGGGTGATCCGCATTCTATCATAGAAGCGATGGCTATTTGTGGATATTGCATAGGCGCCACAAAGGGGTTGGTTTATATTCGTGCTGAATATCCTCTTGCAGTAAAGAGACTGAAAATTGCTATAGCTCAGGCTCATGATTATGGCTTGCTAGGTGATAATATATTTGGTACTGATTTTTGTTTTGATGTCTCTTTAAAATATGGTGCCGGAGCTTTTGTTTGTGGAGAAGAAACAGCTTTGATACACTCAATGGAAGGGAAAAGGGGCGAACCTTCAAATAAACCTCCTTTTCCTGCACAAAGCGGATATCTGGGCAAGCCAACCAACGTGAATAATGTGGAGACTTTCGCAAACATTCCTGCAATAATTCTAAAAGGAGCAGAGTGGTTCTCTTCTATAGGAACAGAAAAGTCAAAGGGAACCAAAGTTTTTGCACTTGCCGGAAAGATTAATAACGTAGGCTTGATAGAGGTGCCAATGGGTATCACTTTGCGTGAGATTATTTATGAAATAGGTGGTGGTATTAAAAATGGCAAGAAATTTAAAGCGGTACAAACAGGCGGACCTTCAGGCGGATGTCTGACAGAAAAACATCTGGATATTCCTATTGACTATGAAAGTCTTACAGCATCAGGTTCTATGATGGGTTCGGGAGGAATGATTGTTCTCGATGAAGATGATTGCATGGTGTCGGTAGCTAAATTTTACCTGGAATTTATTGTTGACGAATCTTGTGGAAAATGTGCTCCATGTCGTATAGGCAATAAGCGCATGTTCGAGACACTCAAAAGGATAACTGAAGGAAAAGGGACACAGGAGGATTTAGAAAAACTCAAAAATCTTAGCTATGTAATTAAGGATACATCTTTATGCGGATTAGGACAGACTTCACCCAACCCTGTTCTTTCTACCATGGAGAATTTCGTGGAGGAGTATAATGAACATGTATTTGATAAAAAATGTCGTGCAGGTAAATGCACTAGTCTGCTTTTCTATATCATTTCACCAGAGGAGTGCATAGGATGTCTTGCTTGTAAGAGGGCATGTCCTACACATGCAATTAGTGGTGAAAAGAAAGAGGTGCATGTAATAAATCAGGAAATATGTATTAAATGTGGAGCTTGCATGGAAAAATGCAAATTTGATGCCATCAGCCTTAGAAGTGACTATCCAAAAGTGTCGGCGGAGATGGCTTAA
- a CDS encoding (2Fe-2S) ferredoxin domain-containing protein, with translation MSEIKTLADLKKKQEEMLNRIRLRDSAENPGSFVQVKVAMATCGIASGAKEVMEYFVDELDKRSIRAIVTQTGCMGYCYAEPTVEVTLPGRDPIVFGYVTVSKADEIIEHYIKEGELVDGIIPQNYNTIKS, from the coding sequence ATGAGTGAAATAAAAACATTAGCCGACCTTAAGAAAAAACAGGAGGAGATGCTAAACAGGATTAGATTAAGGGATAGTGCTGAAAATCCCGGATCCTTTGTGCAAGTGAAAGTTGCTATGGCTACATGTGGAATAGCCTCAGGTGCAAAAGAAGTCATGGAGTACTTTGTAGATGAGCTCGATAAAAGATCAATTCGTGCAATTGTTACACAGACCGGCTGTATGGGTTATTGCTATGCAGAGCCAACTGTAGAAGTTACACTGCCGGGAAGAGATCCTATTGTGTTTGGTTATGTAACTGTCAGTAAGGCAGATGAAATAATTGAACATTATATAAAAGAGGGTGAGCTGGTAGATGGCATCATTCCTCAGAATTATAATACCATAAAATCTTAA
- a CDS encoding ATP-binding protein, producing MVDMAMHMMDIAQNSIRAGAKNICISFFEDNDNNVLIFRIIDDGKGMSTKELNRLSDPFFTTRTTRKVGLGIPLLKMTCEQCGGHLTVTSESGVGTTVEATYRTDNPDCLPIGDIPGYLTMLLIANPLLRIRFSYKIDKEEFIIDSTELIEEGIDSQQQGVSGLIKSYIKDKLEQLILCRSEKSLLC from the coding sequence ATGGTAGATATGGCGATGCATATGATGGATATTGCACAAAACTCTATAAGAGCTGGTGCGAAAAACATTTGTATCAGCTTCTTCGAGGATAACGATAACAATGTTTTAATATTCAGAATCATAGATGATGGTAAGGGGATGAGTACTAAAGAGCTGAACAGATTGAGTGATCCCTTTTTTACAACCAGAACTACAAGAAAAGTAGGACTTGGAATCCCTCTGCTTAAGATGACGTGCGAACAGTGTGGTGGCCATCTTACTGTTACTTCTGAAAGTGGAGTTGGAACTACTGTCGAAGCAACATATCGTACAGATAATCCTGACTGTCTGCCTATAGGTGATATACCTGGTTACCTGACAATGTTGCTGATAGCAAATCCTCTATTAAGGATTAGATTTTCATACAAAATTGATAAAGAGGAGTTTATTATTGATAGTACAGAGCTAATAGAAGAGGGAATAGACTCTCAACAGCAAGGAGTATCCGGTCTGATTAAATCATATATAAAAGATAAACTGGAGCAGTTGATTCTCTGCAGATCTGAAAAAAGCCTTTTATGCTGA
- a CDS encoding PHP domain-containing protein, with product MGYFNADLHIHTCLSPCGDVDMSPRNIINIAIERNLQIIAITDHNSTHNVSVCVELGNRKGLFVIPGCEVNTIEEVHCLCYFPHLWALDDFQKYLDSRIANIKNDPDKFGYQVAVDENDVIIYEEERSLFIGIMDSIDTLAKVVHKLGGLFVPAHIDRPVNSLFSQLGFIPKDLDYDALEVSKRTTVDDFTEKHPELKGEFFLQNSDAHYTDDIAVAYNMFKMESANWECFKLLFNKQ from the coding sequence ATGGGTTATTTTAATGCTGATCTGCATATTCATACATGTCTATCTCCTTGTGGTGATGTAGACATGAGTCCGCGAAACATTATAAACATCGCTATTGAGAGAAATTTGCAGATAATTGCAATAACAGATCATAACAGTACGCATAACGTGAGTGTTTGTGTAGAGCTTGGCAACAGAAAAGGATTATTTGTGATACCCGGTTGTGAAGTAAACACCATTGAAGAGGTACACTGCCTATGCTACTTTCCTCATCTGTGGGCACTAGATGATTTTCAGAAATATCTTGACAGCCGGATTGCAAATATAAAAAATGATCCTGATAAATTTGGATATCAGGTAGCAGTTGATGAGAATGATGTTATCATATACGAAGAAGAGCGCTCTCTGTTTATCGGTATAATGGATAGTATTGATACTTTGGCAAAAGTGGTACATAAATTGGGAGGATTATTTGTGCCTGCACATATAGATCGTCCTGTAAACTCTCTTTTCAGTCAACTCGGTTTTATACCAAAAGATCTTGACTATGATGCACTGGAAGTTTCTAAGAGAACTACAGTGGATGATTTTACAGAAAAGCACCCTGAACTGAAAGGAGAGTTTTTTCTTCAAAACTCTGATGCGCACTATACTGATGATATTGCTGTAGCTTATAACATGTTTAAGATGGAATCGGCAAACTGGGAATGCTTCAAATTGCTATTCAACAAACAATAA